The Acinetobacter sp. SAAs474 DNA window TTAGGAATAGAATTTGTATTAGGCATGATTAATGCGCTCCTTTTACTAAGTTTGGAGCTTTACCATTCACGACCAAATGAGGGTGGCAAAGCTGAAAAGGGTTGGTCGACAGGCGTAAAAGGTAACCTGCACACTCGAAAGTGTCCCTCTCCAGCTTCACCATAAAATGCGAACGCATAGAGATTTCACGCATAAAAAAAGCCCTAAGCGGACTATATGCGCCTTTTACGAAATAGCCGACCAAAGCTAACTCTGAGATTTTGCTCAAAGCCCGACAAATATAACCATACTTAGGCATGTTGGCAAGATTGAATGATTTATTTTTCATACTTGCACCTACTGCACACGGTTAAGATTAATGTTGGAATTAATCAAAATCCCATCATTTGATAAGCCTACTTGCTGTCGGTTATCTATCATTGTTAAGAGGCGTTTTTCTGCTTCTTCAAAACTGATACCAAAGTGATTGGCAATATCTTCAAGGCGGTACATTGGTTCGCCATCATCTGTATAAGCACTAACTGGTGGTAGTAGATTTAACTCTTTAGCCTTTTGGTGCATTTCCCGTTTAATATTCTCAGGCGTGTAGTGCATCGTTAAAATAAATGCTTGCTCTGTAATAGGATGGTCATCACCATACTGTTTAACCATTGCTTTGTAGTGGTCAAACGCTTTGAAAAATTCGGGGTTTACATGCTCAGTCATTGTGTATACCCTCAAAAGTTAATTGAATATTTGCCTTACATGCTTGTATGCGCTTGGCATTTAAATGCTTCTCTCGTTTACGCTTATGCATCCCATGACTGTGAAACGTGCCTTTATCTTTAGATAAATTTTCTTCCATACAAATACGGTTTAATTCATCAAAAGCAGTTTGTCTTGCTGTTGGTGAATAACTGCCTGTCTTTCTAATAACTGGCAATACTTCATTAAATACCCAATCTTGAAAATTCAGTGCTTCAAGTTTGTTAGATCGGAAAATAATGCGGTATAGGTTCGGCTCATTAATAAACTTCACTTTCTGAGTACCGCCATTTGTAAGGATGTGGCAATCTGCCATACCCTTTGAATCTAGCTCTCGTAATAATCGTGAGCTTCGATCTACTGATAAAACACTACATACATCAGTCAGACAAAATAGAGGCTCACCATTTGCACCATAAACAATACGAACGCCGTGATTATTAAAATTAAAGATAGATGGATTCATCATTACACCCCTTTAAGCTCATAACGTGCATGAGTACCAGTGCCCGAGCTATTACGTTCGTTATAAGTCACTATTTCATAACCTTGATTACGTAAACGCTTGATAATTGCACTCAGGCGGTAACATTTATAAAGTCGGATTGCATCTACTTGAGTAATGCTTCGGCCTTGCTTGAGGTGTTCTAAAACTTGGGTTACTTGGGTGTTATTCATGGTTTAAGCCCCTATTTTTATGTCATCAAGTAGGGTTAAAAGGTGGTGCATAGCCTGTTGTTCGGTATCAAGTAAGTGGACGATCTGCTTAGGTGATACATGCGTATTTTTAAGGCGTGTCGGGCGTATATATTCCATCGGTTCATCAATGCCAGCTTTGAGGCTTCTTTGATATTGGCTATCCAGTACGCCGTACAAATCATTTAATTGCGCAGATACTTTCTTAAGCTGGTCATGGTTTATGGCTGTGACTAAATCACGGTTATAAATATCTTTTGCCACTGCACTAAGCTGTCGGCTTGCATTTAAGGCAATAGACTTAATTTGTGTTTTGGTCATGGGTTAAGCCTCCATTACAGAAAGGCTTTGTTTTTGCTTGTTGTGCCACTCTACAAGCTCGGCATAATCGAAATAGACTGGTGCTTGTTTGCTCTCACCTGTCTTTATTGGGCGTGGAAAAGTTTTATCTGTGCGTACGATATGGCGTAAGGATTCACGGCTTATATCAAGCAGTTCACAAGTCTTTTTAAATTGAATGCGGATTGGAGTAATAGTCATAAAAAAGCCCATATATGAATTAATATGGGCTTAGTATCTATTTGATATTTATAATGTAATAGTGGGATACATCTACTTAATGGGGATTAAGCAGATGTATCTGATTATTATTTAATCGTTTGTTTGCTGTGGTCTTCCTGCTAATCTTGCATAGCTAGGTGCTATTAATCTCAACCATTCTTTTACAGCCTCAATGCTCGGCAATTGAGTATGGTGTTCAGTTTTTTGTAATTCAGAATGTACTATTCTTGCCATCTCAATCAATTTAATATTTTTATCAGTATCTTTATTCCATAAATATTGAGCTAGTGTACTAGCGGCTAATTTTGCATTTCTTTTAGCTAAGCTTATACCTCGTCTTTCACTGCTAGGGAGATAAGTCCCAATTTCTTCATTATTTATTTTCTTATTTGAAAAATACTGACTTTCTAGCTCTCCATTCAGTATTTTTTCAAGTTGTAAATGTGTGATTAAAACATCCTCTAATTTAATGTATGGATAGTAATCTACTAATTCTTCCTCATCATCAATATAAGGTTTAGCTCTTGGTTTACAGTTACTCTCATCTGTTTTAGTTGGGTAGATTGCCAATATCTCTATATTATTAATTTGTTCTTCGCTTAATATTGAAGCAGCACTAGACCGTTTTAAAAAAGCGTCTAATATAGAATCAAAATTTTCACTTTCAAAAATATACCCAACTCTTAGCACACCATCAAATCCGCCAAAAAATGCATCTTTTCTTGTATCAAACTTACCAAGTGAAGCCAAAGAATTA harbors:
- a CDS encoding transcriptional regulator; this translates as MTITPIRIQFKKTCELLDISRESLRHIVRTDKTFPRPIKTGESKQAPVYFDYAELVEWHNKQKQSLSVMEA
- a CDS encoding helix-turn-helix domain-containing protein codes for the protein MNNTQVTQVLEHLKQGRSITQVDAIRLYKCYRLSAIIKRLRNQGYEIVTYNERNSSGTGTHARYELKGV
- a CDS encoding Bro-N domain-containing protein codes for the protein MMNPSIFNFNNHGVRIVYGANGEPLFCLTDVCSVLSVDRSSRLLRELDSKGMADCHILTNGGTQKVKFINEPNLYRIIFRSNKLEALNFQDWVFNEVLPVIRKTGSYSPTARQTAFDELNRICMEENLSKDKGTFHSHGMHKRKREKHLNAKRIQACKANIQLTFEGIHND